The following coding sequences lie in one Methylotenera versatilis 301 genomic window:
- a CDS encoding glycogen/starch/alpha-glucan phosphorylase, giving the protein MKTPAKPKATTSSIAKDTLTTAAKPKRASKSAATDAKSTTKSKATKVGIVPKLSPVDQAIQNHLIFSSFKTNAAATPRDWYDAASYTIRDHVVERWVKTAESYYRDDPKRVYYLSLEFLIGRMLSNAALNLGINKELKDGMSALGRDLENTVEMETDAALGNGGLGRLAACFLDSMATMDIPATGYGIRYEYGMFKQTIENGQQIENPDNWLRYGNIWEFQRPEVTYDIKFYGHVVCGEGSQHWVDAEHVVAMAYDMPVPGYGGDTVNSLRLWSAKAAREFDLRHFNDGNFEQAVQERNDTENISKVLYPNDASVLGKELRLKQQYFFVSASIQDILRRFLSTHEMKKQADWNILPDKIAIQLNDTHPSIGVAEMMYQLVDVHRLDWDFAWKLVVKIFAYTNHTLMPEALETWTVDLFGRLLPRHLDIIYKINFEFLHMVNHHFPGDPELLKRVSIIDESNGRRVRMAHLAVVGSHTVNGVAALHSQLLKQHLFADFDRIYPGKMTNVTNGITPRRWLNQANPGLTALLEKAIGKGFKKDLTQIKKITPLANDAEFRKAFAAVKHANKARLAAKIEQKTGIKLNVNSLFDVQIKRIHEYKRQLLNVLHVITLYNRIRNGEKGITPRTVIFGGKAAPGYWMAKQIIRLINDVAAIINEDVAVGDQLKVVYYPNYEVSAAEILFPGSDLSEQISTAGTEASGTGNMKMSLNGALTIGTLDGANVEIMEEVGEEHIFIFGLTTPQVAEVKASGYNPYDYYHSNPELKQVLDMIANGFFSIEEPNRYQPIIDNLLKNGDQYLLLADYASYIETQDRVGKLYQHQDEWTRLAILNVANMAKFSSDRAIGDYAKNIWHVKS; this is encoded by the coding sequence ATGAAAACGCCAGCCAAGCCTAAAGCTACTACTTCATCCATTGCAAAAGACACATTAACCACAGCAGCTAAACCGAAACGGGCTAGTAAATCGGCCGCAACAGATGCAAAATCAACGACAAAGTCTAAAGCGACTAAGGTAGGCATAGTGCCTAAGCTTTCACCAGTTGATCAGGCTATACAAAACCACCTCATTTTTTCTAGCTTTAAAACCAATGCCGCCGCTACACCTAGAGATTGGTACGATGCTGCCAGCTATACGATACGTGACCATGTCGTTGAGCGTTGGGTAAAAACGGCTGAATCTTACTATCGTGACGACCCAAAGCGTGTTTATTATTTATCCTTAGAGTTCTTAATTGGGCGTATGTTAAGCAACGCTGCACTAAACTTGGGCATAAACAAAGAGCTTAAAGATGGAATGTCCGCTTTAGGGCGCGATTTAGAAAATACTGTAGAAATGGAAACAGATGCCGCGTTAGGTAATGGTGGTTTAGGTCGCTTGGCAGCTTGCTTCTTAGACTCAATGGCAACCATGGATATTCCAGCGACAGGTTACGGTATACGTTATGAGTATGGCATGTTCAAGCAAACCATTGAGAACGGTCAGCAGATAGAAAATCCGGATAACTGGTTGCGTTACGGCAATATTTGGGAGTTTCAACGCCCAGAGGTCACCTATGACATTAAATTCTACGGACATGTTGTTTGCGGAGAAGGGTCACAGCACTGGGTTGATGCTGAACACGTCGTCGCCATGGCATACGACATGCCGGTGCCAGGTTATGGTGGCGATACGGTGAATAGTTTGCGCTTATGGTCAGCCAAGGCCGCACGTGAGTTTGATTTGCGCCACTTTAATGACGGTAATTTTGAGCAGGCTGTACAAGAGCGCAATGATACTGAAAACATCTCTAAAGTATTATACCCAAACGATGCTTCAGTGTTGGGCAAAGAACTGCGTTTAAAACAGCAGTATTTCTTTGTTTCTGCTTCAATTCAAGATATTTTGCGTCGCTTTTTAAGTACGCATGAAATGAAAAAACAAGCAGATTGGAACATTCTGCCAGATAAAATTGCCATTCAACTGAATGATACACACCCTTCAATCGGCGTGGCAGAGATGATGTATCAATTAGTGGATGTGCATAGATTGGACTGGGATTTTGCATGGAAGCTAGTCGTTAAGATTTTTGCCTACACAAATCACACGCTGATGCCAGAAGCGCTAGAAACTTGGACAGTAGACTTATTCGGTCGACTATTGCCGCGCCATTTGGATATTATCTACAAAATTAACTTTGAATTCTTACACATGGTCAACCATCATTTCCCAGGTGACCCTGAGTTGTTGAAACGCGTGTCTATTATTGATGAGTCGAATGGTCGTCGTGTGCGCATGGCGCATTTGGCTGTGGTGGGTAGCCATACAGTAAACGGTGTTGCTGCATTGCATAGCCAGCTATTGAAACAGCATCTATTTGCAGATTTTGACCGTATTTATCCAGGTAAAATGACTAATGTGACCAACGGCATTACGCCGCGTCGCTGGTTGAATCAGGCGAATCCTGGCTTAACAGCCTTGCTAGAAAAAGCGATTGGTAAAGGCTTTAAAAAAGATTTAACGCAAATCAAAAAAATCACACCTTTGGCCAATGATGCAGAATTCAGAAAAGCATTCGCAGCGGTAAAACATGCGAATAAAGCTAGATTAGCCGCTAAAATTGAACAAAAAACAGGCATTAAATTAAACGTCAATAGCTTGTTTGATGTGCAAATTAAACGTATTCACGAATATAAACGTCAATTGTTAAACGTGTTGCATGTGATTACTTTGTATAACCGCATTCGTAACGGCGAAAAAGGTATTACGCCACGCACAGTGATTTTTGGAGGTAAAGCTGCACCGGGTTATTGGATGGCGAAACAAATCATTCGTTTAATCAATGATGTAGCTGCTATCATCAATGAAGACGTGGCTGTAGGCGACCAACTGAAGGTGGTTTACTATCCGAACTATGAAGTTTCAGCAGCTGAGATTTTATTCCCTGGCAGTGATTTATCAGAGCAAATTTCAACCGCAGGCACCGAGGCAAGTGGCACTGGTAATATGAAAATGTCGCTAAACGGTGCGCTGACCATTGGTACTTTAGATGGTGCGAACGTTGAGATTATGGAAGAAGTCGGAGAAGAGCATATCTTTATTTTTGGACTCACCACACCACAAGTGGCGGAAGTAAAAGCCAGCGGCTACAACCCCTATGATTACTACCATAGCAACCCAGAACTCAAACAAGTGCTAGATATGATTGCTAACGGCTTCTTCTCAATTGAAGAACCAAACCGTTACCAACCAATTATTGATAACTTGCTGAAAAATGGCGACCAATACTTGTTGCTCGCAGACTACGCGAGCTATATCGAAACGCAAGATAGAGTTGGCAAGCTATATCAACATCAAGATGAATGGACACGTTTAGCCATATTGAACGTGGCAAATATGGCTAAATTCTCAAGTGACCGCGCGATTGGCGATTATGCAAAGAATATTTGGCATGTAAAAAGCTAA
- a CDS encoding DUF4197 domain-containing protein: MRQLLATLGFILFATHANALSISDLSNTEASGGLKEALTQGVGKAVSTLGATDGFLGNKEVKIPLPSSLKKVEKVMKMMGMGKQSDELVLKMNRAAEAAVPEAKTLLIDSIKKMSVADAKAILTGPQDAATQYFKKTTSAQMAEKFLPIVTKATEKVQLAETYNKYAEMGAKYGVVKKEDAKIEQYVTNKALDGVYLMIAKEEAAIRQDPVGQASSLLKKVFGAL; encoded by the coding sequence ATGCGACAATTACTAGCAACCTTAGGTTTTATTCTATTTGCAACTCACGCAAACGCGCTAAGTATTAGCGATTTAAGTAACACCGAAGCTAGTGGTGGCCTGAAAGAAGCACTTACGCAAGGCGTGGGTAAGGCGGTAAGTACACTGGGCGCTACAGATGGTTTCTTGGGTAATAAAGAAGTCAAAATTCCACTACCAAGCTCACTGAAAAAAGTTGAAAAAGTCATGAAAATGATGGGTATGGGCAAGCAATCTGATGAACTCGTCCTCAAAATGAACCGTGCAGCAGAAGCGGCCGTGCCAGAAGCTAAGACTTTACTCATAGATTCAATCAAAAAAATGTCAGTGGCAGATGCAAAAGCGATTTTGACGGGCCCACAAGATGCCGCTACACAATATTTTAAAAAGACTACATCAGCACAAATGGCAGAGAAGTTTTTACCAATTGTGACGAAAGCTACCGAAAAAGTGCAACTAGCTGAAACCTATAATAAATATGCTGAGATGGGCGCCAAATATGGCGTAGTGAAAAAAGAAGATGCCAAAATTGAGCAATATGTCACCAATAAAGCGCTGGATGGCGTGTACTTAATGATCGCTAAAGAAGAAGCCGCGATTCGCCAAGATCCTGTTGGTCAGGCGAGTAGTTTGTTGAAAAAAGTGTTTGGGGCACTGTAA
- a CDS encoding alpha/beta fold hydrolase produces the protein MFWKRRLLVILYVLLSACSSIDTHEHANQLAKHSGLIKHSTTIDGFVLTAYARLNNPKLPINVYIEGDGLAWFSRYELSTDPTPREAIGLALAAQDNASNVLYLARPCQFNDFKTTPCDSTYWSNKRFSQKIINVMNEELETFISADNSQKIHLTGYSGGAAIAVLLAAQRNDVLSLRTVAGNLDQSYVNQFHHVNLMPESLNAIDVANKISSIPQLHFVGENDKVIPQEVAKRFIKQQESAQQKTAHCAAIVEVDAEHQKGWITQWQKLLQQAFPC, from the coding sequence ATGTTTTGGAAAAGGCGTTTATTGGTGATTTTGTATGTTTTATTAAGCGCTTGTAGCTCAATAGACACCCATGAGCATGCCAACCAACTGGCAAAGCATAGTGGTTTAATAAAGCACTCAACAACAATTGATGGTTTTGTATTAACAGCTTATGCGCGTTTAAATAATCCTAAGCTGCCTATTAACGTTTATATCGAAGGTGATGGTCTAGCTTGGTTTTCTCGCTACGAACTATCGACCGATCCCACACCCCGCGAAGCAATCGGCTTAGCGCTTGCCGCACAGGATAATGCAAGCAATGTGCTGTACTTAGCAAGACCATGCCAGTTTAATGACTTCAAAACCACCCCATGTGACAGCACATACTGGTCAAACAAGCGCTTTTCACAGAAAATAATTAACGTGATGAATGAGGAGTTGGAGACATTTATCAGCGCTGACAACTCACAGAAAATACACTTAACTGGCTACTCTGGTGGAGCCGCAATTGCTGTACTCTTAGCCGCGCAACGTAATGACGTGCTCAGTCTAAGAACCGTCGCTGGCAACCTAGACCAGTCGTATGTAAATCAATTTCACCATGTCAATTTAATGCCAGAGTCGCTTAACGCAATAGATGTCGCCAATAAAATAAGCAGCATCCCTCAACTACATTTTGTAGGAGAAAATGACAAAGTAATTCCGCAGGAGGTAGCAAAACGTTTTATTAAACAACAGGAATCCGCACAACAAAAAACCGCGCATTGCGCGGCTATTGTAGAAGTTGATGCCGAGCACCAAAAAGGTTGGATTACACAATGGCAAAAGCTTTTACAGCAAGCTTTCCCCTGCTAA